From Thermotoga sp. Ku-13t, the proteins below share one genomic window:
- a CDS encoding Glu/Leu/Phe/Val dehydrogenase gives MEKSLYEQALGVFRNAARVMQLDPNIQRFLERPQRTIIVEFPVLMDDGRVEMFVGYRCQHSTALGPAKGGIRYHPNVTLDEVQTLAFWMTWKCSLLNLPYGGGKGGVKVDPTKLSKGELERLSRRFFFEISQFIGPHKDIPAPDVNTNPQVMAWYLDTYSMHVGYTALGVVTGKPVELGGSVGRNEATGRGVAVVTAETCKLLGKDISKATVAVQGFGNVGSFSAKVLQEDFGAKIVAVSDVSAAYYDPKGLDINDLIAYRDSNKGLIEGYPKAQRIKHEELFELDVDILIPAALENAITEQNADKIKAKLIVEGANGPVTPEADRILHSKGVTIIPDILANAGGVTVSYFEWVQDLQSFFWDLDDVRNKLAKMMRAAFAEVAKTKEKYNTDFRTAAYIVAIDRVAKAVKLRGIYP, from the coding sequence ATGGAAAAGTCTCTTTATGAACAGGCGCTTGGGGTCTTCAGGAACGCTGCCCGTGTCATGCAGCTGGATCCAAACATTCAGAGATTCCTCGAAAGGCCCCAGCGCACCATAATCGTGGAATTTCCGGTTCTCATGGACGATGGCAGAGTTGAAATGTTCGTCGGTTACAGATGCCAGCACAGCACGGCGCTTGGCCCAGCCAAGGGTGGTATAAGGTACCACCCGAACGTGACGCTCGACGAAGTTCAAACACTCGCGTTCTGGATGACGTGGAAATGCTCATTGCTCAACCTGCCGTACGGTGGCGGCAAAGGTGGGGTGAAGGTCGATCCAACCAAACTGTCGAAAGGTGAACTCGAAAGATTGTCTCGAAGGTTCTTCTTCGAGATATCACAGTTCATCGGCCCGCACAAGGACATACCCGCACCGGATGTGAACACGAACCCGCAGGTCATGGCGTGGTACCTTGACACCTACAGTATGCACGTAGGTTACACCGCACTCGGTGTCGTGACGGGCAAGCCCGTGGAGCTTGGAGGTTCGGTGGGAAGAAACGAAGCAACAGGTAGAGGCGTTGCGGTGGTAACGGCGGAGACTTGCAAGCTGCTGGGTAAGGACATCTCGAAGGCCACAGTGGCTGTGCAGGGCTTCGGCAACGTGGGTTCGTTCTCCGCGAAGGTACTCCAAGAAGATTTTGGTGCAAAGATCGTCGCTGTCAGCGACGTTTCAGCTGCTTACTACGATCCAAAAGGACTGGACATCAACGATCTGATCGCCTACAGAGACAGCAACAAAGGACTCATCGAAGGTTACCCGAAAGCCCAGAGGATCAAGCATGAAGAACTGTTCGAGCTCGATGTGGACATACTCATTCCGGCTGCTCTGGAGAACGCCATTACCGAGCAGAACGCAGACAAAATCAAGGCCAAACTCATCGTGGAAGGTGCGAACGGGCCAGTCACACCCGAAGCGGACAGGATCCTGCACTCGAAAGGTGTCACGATCATCCCGGACATTTTGGCCAACGCGGGTGGGGTGACCGTTTCCTACTTCGAATGGGTGCAGGATTTGCAGTCGTTCTTCTGGGATCTGGACGATGTGAGGAACAAGCTTGCCAAGATGATGAGGGCCGCATTCGCCGAGGTGGCGAAGACGAAAGAAAAGTACAACACAGATTTCAGAACGGCAGCCTACATCGTGGCGATCGACAGGGTTGCGAAGGCCGTGAAACTGAGAGGCATATATCCATGA
- a CDS encoding RNA-binding protein yields the protein MPTDDEILAQLMEIEAELDRALEQENFERMNMLLEQREMLLRMLSKIPEELANRIIEADNRRMEKLKAFMEAMKNQALQTRTSQNALKSYSSQQDSPSFDERK from the coding sequence ATGCCAACTGATGACGAGATTCTGGCTCAGTTGATGGAAATCGAAGCCGAACTCGACAGAGCGCTGGAACAGGAAAATTTCGAACGCATGAACATGCTTTTAGAACAGCGCGAGATGCTGCTCAGGATGCTCTCGAAGATTCCAGAAGAACTCGCAAACAGGATAATCGAAGCTGACAACAGGAGGATGGAAAAGCTGAAAGCCTTCATGGAAGCTATGAAGAATCAAGCGCTTCAAACTCGAACTTCACAGAATGCTCTGAAAAGTTACTCTTCTCAGCAAGACAGTCCAAGTTTCGACGAAAGAAAATGA
- the folK gene encoding 2-amino-4-hydroxy-6-hydroxymethyldihydropteridine diphosphokinase, with translation MIVGIGVDVVDIERIDEKLSTRILGETELREFESTTNKKQFLASRFAAKEAFFKALGAGLRDFSFKDVEVVHDKFGKPVLLFHRDVHFNFAHVSLSHDKVAMAMVVLEENEGHIYIALGSNLGDRLKNIERACYLMESSNIKIVKASPIYLTKPYGFVDQPDFFNCVVEVRTRLSPFELLDTLLEIEKAMGRVREIKWGPRTIDLDIILYGNLVLKTEKLTIPHYDLTNRQFVLRPLLDIADVDHPLEGKLSSFLREGEGCQLMTRFWLS, from the coding sequence ATGATCGTCGGGATCGGCGTTGATGTCGTTGATATTGAAAGGATCGATGAAAAGCTTTCGACGAGGATCCTCGGTGAAACGGAGTTGAGAGAGTTTGAATCCACTACCAACAAAAAACAGTTCTTAGCGTCACGTTTCGCCGCGAAAGAGGCGTTTTTCAAGGCGCTCGGCGCAGGCCTCAGGGATTTTTCCTTCAAGGATGTGGAAGTGGTACACGACAAGTTTGGAAAACCCGTGTTGCTTTTTCACAGAGACGTGCACTTCAACTTCGCGCACGTGAGTCTATCTCACGATAAGGTCGCGATGGCAATGGTCGTGCTCGAGGAGAACGAAGGTCACATCTACATAGCGCTCGGTTCCAACCTGGGTGATAGGCTGAAGAACATCGAGCGTGCCTGTTATCTGATGGAATCTTCGAACATAAAGATAGTCAAAGCCTCACCCATTTATCTGACGAAACCGTACGGTTTTGTTGATCAGCCAGATTTTTTCAACTGCGTCGTGGAGGTTCGAACGCGGCTCAGCCCCTTCGAGTTACTGGATACGCTCCTCGAGATAGAGAAAGCCATGGGCAGAGTCAGAGAAATAAAATGGGGACCAAGGACGATAGATCTGGACATCATCCTGTATGGAAATCTCGTTCTGAAAACAGAAAAGCTCACGATACCCCACTACGATTTGACCAACAGACAGTTCGTGCTCAGACCACTTTTGGACATCGCCGATGTGGATCACCCACTCGAGGGAAAACTGAGCAGCTTCTTGAGAGAAGGTGAAGGATGCCAACTGATGACGAGATTCTGGCTCAGTTGA
- a CDS encoding pyruvate carboxylase subunit B produces MKFVDTTLRDGHQSLIATRMSTSDMIPALEAMDQVGFYSLEMWGGATFDVAVRFLNEDPWERLRKIREKIKNAKLQMLLRGQNLVGYRHYADDTVRLFVRKMAENGMDIVRVFDALNDERNLMVAIDEAKKCGMHVQGAISYTVSPVHTLEYYLNYAEKLVELGVDSICIKDMAGLLNPKDAYRLVKTLKERFALPVDVHSHCTCGLAPLNYQAAIDAGADIIDTALSPFALGTSQPPFEPIYYSLSKEGLLPPLKWDLLAFLNEHFTKVRQKYAQYDVNMTSIDFRVLQAQVPGGMYSNMIKQLQEQKMLHKLSQVLEEIPRVQKDLGYPPLVTPTSQIVGVQAVLNVLTGERYAKVTREVRDYVKGLYGRPPAPIDPELVKKILGDEKPIDVRPGEIIEPEVEKARQQIGLLARNDEDLLIYIILGEVGKKFLQKRYFDQLKIDLELVKELEAPVHPV; encoded by the coding sequence ATGAAGTTTGTCGATACCACGCTCAGGGATGGTCATCAATCACTCATCGCCACGCGCATGTCTACAAGCGACATGATCCCAGCGCTCGAGGCGATGGATCAAGTGGGTTTCTACTCGCTCGAGATGTGGGGAGGCGCGACCTTCGATGTGGCGGTGAGATTCCTCAACGAAGATCCCTGGGAGCGTTTGCGAAAGATCAGGGAGAAGATCAAAAACGCGAAGCTTCAGATGCTCCTCAGGGGCCAAAATCTGGTGGGCTACAGGCACTACGCGGACGACACGGTGAGACTCTTCGTCAGGAAGATGGCTGAAAACGGAATGGATATTGTCAGAGTTTTTGACGCACTCAACGACGAACGCAACTTGATGGTGGCCATAGACGAAGCGAAGAAATGTGGTATGCATGTTCAGGGCGCCATCTCTTACACGGTGAGTCCCGTGCACACGCTCGAGTACTATCTGAACTACGCTGAAAAGCTCGTCGAACTCGGAGTGGATTCTATCTGTATAAAGGATATGGCAGGCTTGCTCAACCCCAAGGATGCGTACAGGTTGGTGAAGACACTCAAAGAGAGGTTCGCCTTGCCCGTGGACGTTCATTCGCACTGCACGTGCGGTCTCGCACCACTCAATTACCAGGCTGCCATCGATGCTGGTGCAGACATCATAGACACAGCGCTTTCTCCTTTCGCGCTCGGCACTTCCCAGCCACCGTTTGAACCCATCTATTATTCTTTGAGCAAAGAAGGCCTGCTCCCGCCACTGAAGTGGGACCTGCTGGCTTTTTTGAACGAGCACTTCACGAAGGTGAGACAGAAATACGCACAGTACGATGTGAACATGACGAGTATAGACTTCCGTGTACTCCAGGCCCAGGTGCCTGGAGGCATGTATTCGAACATGATAAAGCAGTTGCAGGAACAGAAGATGCTCCACAAACTCTCTCAGGTGCTCGAGGAAATACCGAGGGTGCAAAAAGATCTGGGTTATCCTCCACTGGTCACGCCAACCAGTCAGATCGTCGGTGTGCAGGCCGTGCTCAACGTGCTCACTGGGGAGAGGTACGCGAAAGTGACGCGTGAAGTGAGAGATTATGTGAAGGGTCTGTACGGAAGACCTCCAGCGCCGATCGACCCGGAGCTTGTCAAAAAGATCCTGGGTGACGAGAAGCCCATAGATGTGAGACCGGGAGAGATCATAGAACCTGAGGTCGAGAAGGCCAGACAGCAGATAGGATTGCTCGCGAGGAACGATGAAGACCTTCTGATCTACATCATCCTCGGTGAAGTCGGCAAGAAATTCTTGCAGAAACGGTACTTCGATCAACTGAAGATCGACCTCGAGCTGGTTAAGGAACTGGAAGCTCCCGTTCATCCAGTATGA
- a CDS encoding M20/M25/M40 family metallo-hydrolase, producing the protein MDKKWLELLERLVNTDTGFDLDNSTKLERTQFIADILKDYGFQVHRESAAHVALKGKPPYLTLIGHLDTVFKEGEASRRPFTLQDNVARGPGVADMKGGAVLLVAVVEEATKKNLDGLCVILNVDEELGSKESRETFEKHAKESVCCLSFEPGGIHGELVASRKGIASLNIEVKGVKGHASRLEEGANAIVEASHKVCELYSLNGHIGSLTVNPTIMNGGEKSNITPDLCRIYCDVRFSSTQELKEFEKRLVEIVSENRIERTSCTYSLTERRPPMLFMDEMKYALEKVFQNLGRRFELEHSSGGADGAFFTTFGVPTLDGLGLCGGRFHSEEEFALIDSFKDRLRLAVELLECFDQRRSEKKVRE; encoded by the coding sequence ATGGATAAGAAATGGTTAGAACTGCTCGAAAGGCTGGTCAATACCGACACAGGGTTCGACCTGGACAACTCCACGAAGCTCGAAAGAACCCAGTTTATAGCTGATATTTTGAAAGATTATGGTTTTCAGGTTCATCGTGAGAGTGCCGCGCACGTGGCTTTGAAAGGCAAACCACCTTATCTCACGCTCATAGGTCATCTCGATACGGTCTTCAAAGAAGGTGAGGCGAGTCGAAGACCGTTCACGTTGCAGGACAACGTTGCGAGAGGTCCAGGTGTTGCGGACATGAAAGGTGGTGCAGTGTTACTCGTCGCAGTGGTCGAAGAGGCGACGAAAAAGAATCTGGATGGTTTGTGTGTTATTCTGAACGTTGACGAAGAGCTGGGTTCGAAAGAGAGCAGAGAAACGTTCGAAAAACACGCTAAAGAGAGCGTTTGCTGTCTTTCTTTCGAACCTGGAGGGATTCACGGAGAACTGGTCGCCTCGAGGAAGGGTATCGCATCGCTCAACATCGAAGTGAAGGGTGTCAAAGGACACGCTTCGAGGCTGGAAGAAGGTGCCAACGCGATCGTCGAAGCGTCTCACAAGGTCTGTGAACTCTATTCACTCAACGGCCATATCGGCAGCCTGACCGTCAATCCAACGATCATGAACGGTGGTGAGAAATCGAACATAACACCCGACCTGTGCAGGATCTACTGTGATGTGAGATTTTCAAGCACTCAGGAACTCAAAGAGTTCGAAAAAAGGCTGGTCGAGATAGTTAGTGAGAATCGTATAGAACGCACCTCTTGTACTTACAGTCTCACCGAGAGAAGGCCTCCCATGCTGTTCATGGATGAGATGAAGTACGCCCTCGAAAAGGTGTTTCAAAACCTTGGCAGGCGTTTCGAGCTGGAACATTCCAGTGGAGGGGCAGACGGGGCTTTCTTCACCACGTTCGGAGTACCGACGCTGGATGGGCTTGGACTGTGCGGTGGAAGGTTCCATTCTGAAGAAGAATTTGCACTCATCGACAGTTTCAAAGACCGACTGAGGCTGGCGGTTGAACTGCTCGAATGCTTCGATCAGAGAAGATCAGAGAAGAAGGTGAGAGAATGA
- a CDS encoding lactate utilization protein codes for MRAELYRFKYESLCKAIKPILEKKGFEMYIAEDEKQVLEHVERLIPAGATVSSGGSVTLVETGVLDLLRSGKYNFLDRYSAPDRRAIELEAFKADYYLCSANAITMDGELVFMDGGGNRVAAVTYGPKNVIVIVSANKIVEDLDAARERIRYIAPMNAKRLSLSTPCAVTGICQDCDSPQRICRHYHIVHDSRNQPGRIKIILTIKEFGL; via the coding sequence ATGCGCGCAGAACTTTACAGGTTCAAGTACGAATCGCTCTGCAAAGCTATAAAACCAATTCTGGAGAAAAAGGGTTTTGAGATGTACATCGCAGAGGACGAAAAGCAGGTGCTAGAACACGTTGAAAGACTCATACCCGCTGGAGCAACCGTGAGTTCGGGTGGTTCCGTCACACTCGTTGAAACGGGTGTTCTCGATCTGCTCAGATCCGGCAAATACAACTTTCTCGACAGGTACAGCGCGCCGGACAGGAGAGCCATCGAGCTCGAAGCCTTCAAAGCGGATTACTATCTGTGCAGTGCGAACGCCATCACCATGGATGGAGAACTCGTGTTCATGGATGGTGGAGGAAACAGGGTCGCAGCCGTAACGTACGGTCCGAAGAACGTCATCGTGATCGTCAGTGCCAACAAGATCGTGGAAGATCTGGACGCGGCGAGAGAGAGGATCAGATACATCGCTCCGATGAACGCGAAGAGATTGTCTCTGTCCACCCCGTGCGCGGTGACAGGCATCTGCCAGGATTGTGATTCTCCACAGAGGATATGCAGACATTACCACATCGTTCACGATTCGAGGAATCAGCCTGGGAGAATAAAGATCATTTTGACGATAAAGGAATTTGGACTGTGA
- a CDS encoding helix-turn-helix transcriptional regulator: MKRLHPILKAFVPMVKALAETLGPDYEVVLHDVSDPEHSVVAIENGHVTGRSVGSPLTDFGLYLLRSSRFKNVDYVANYMTRTREGKKLRSTTVFIRDEAGEIVGFLCINYDTTKALIVKEFAEQHLKFQNLEEITGAKEERFASKVEELLAEAMQEVKSLTGKPLRFASKEEKLAVIKKLDEKGFFLLKGAVEMLAQELGNSKFTVYAYLREARRKGDSIMI; the protein is encoded by the coding sequence ATGAAAAGGTTGCACCCGATCCTCAAGGCGTTCGTTCCGATGGTGAAGGCGCTCGCTGAAACGCTGGGACCGGATTACGAGGTAGTACTGCACGACGTTTCCGATCCGGAGCACTCCGTCGTGGCCATAGAAAACGGTCATGTGACGGGCCGAAGCGTCGGTTCTCCCCTCACGGACTTCGGACTGTACCTTTTGAGATCGTCCAGATTCAAGAACGTGGACTACGTTGCGAACTACATGACGCGGACGAGGGAAGGGAAAAAACTCCGTTCGACCACCGTGTTCATAAGGGACGAAGCCGGCGAAATCGTTGGTTTTCTCTGCATCAACTATGACACGACCAAGGCGCTCATCGTGAAGGAATTTGCGGAGCAACATTTGAAGTTTCAGAACCTCGAAGAAATCACCGGAGCGAAAGAGGAAAGATTCGCCAGTAAAGTTGAAGAGCTCCTCGCAGAGGCCATGCAGGAGGTTAAGAGTCTCACAGGAAAACCTCTCAGATTCGCCAGCAAAGAAGAGAAACTCGCCGTAATAAAGAAACTCGACGAAAAAGGATTCTTCCTGCTGAAAGGTGCTGTGGAAATGCTCGCTCAGGAACTTGGAAACTCCAAGTTCACGGTGTACGCGTATCTGAGGGAAGCGAGAAGAAAAGGTGACTCAATAATGATCTGA
- a CDS encoding RidA family protein, producing the protein MKIIQTDAAPKAIGPYSQAVEVNGFVFVSGQIPLDPETGQLVDGDIKNQTRRVFENIKAILAAAGCDLSNVVKVTVFTDDISNFSAINEVYSEYFSTHKPARSFVEVSALPRNAHVEIEVIAAKGAKT; encoded by the coding sequence GTGAAAATCATCCAAACTGATGCCGCCCCCAAGGCCATAGGACCTTACTCTCAGGCAGTGGAAGTGAACGGTTTCGTGTTCGTCTCTGGCCAGATACCGCTCGATCCAGAAACGGGACAGCTCGTCGATGGGGATATAAAGAACCAAACCAGGAGAGTTTTTGAAAACATCAAGGCGATCTTGGCTGCGGCAGGTTGTGACCTGAGCAACGTTGTCAAGGTCACGGTGTTCACCGACGACATCTCGAATTTTTCTGCCATCAACGAAGTTTATAGCGAATACTTCAGTACGCACAAACCTGCAAGATCCTTCGTGGAAGTCTCAGCACTCCCCAGAAACGCGCACGTCGAGATCGAAGTTATAGCGGCCAAGGGGGCCAAAACATGA
- a CDS encoding FAD-dependent oxidoreductase gives MARAPRVVVVGGGWGGCAAAAAARKAGAEVILIERTDMLLGTGLVGGIFRNNGRFTAAEEMLEMGADIFSVMDRCAIHKNVEFPGHKHASLYSVYKIEPAIREYLTNLGVQILTNARATDVAKEGNRIVCVVIEKHEPIHGDAFVDATGTSAVPSNCTKYGNGCAMCILRCHSFGPRISITTKVGVEEWVGKQPNGSVGAMSGSCKLVKDSIDPGIVKELEEKGCALVPVPSKVREEEEEKLLSMKACQQYALPEYVENLVLLDTGPVKLMTPFFPLEQLRKIPGMEKARYEDPIAGGKGNSMRYFGFANCTPELQAIGPVDNLFCAGEKAGAMVGHTEAIVTGTLAGHNAVRKAVGEKLLRYPDELAVGDFVNHVIEEMKKEEGRQYKYTFSGSIYFKRMVQKGLYTTDIEQIKKRVHEANMSNIFNTKLV, from the coding sequence ATGGCGAGGGCACCAAGGGTAGTTGTGGTCGGAGGAGGGTGGGGTGGTTGTGCGGCCGCCGCGGCCGCACGTAAGGCTGGAGCTGAGGTCATCCTCATCGAAAGGACGGACATGTTGCTCGGCACGGGCCTGGTTGGAGGCATCTTTAGAAACAATGGCAGGTTCACGGCCGCCGAAGAGATGCTGGAAATGGGGGCAGACATCTTCAGCGTGATGGACAGGTGCGCCATCCACAAGAACGTTGAATTTCCTGGCCACAAGCACGCAAGTCTGTACAGCGTCTACAAGATCGAGCCCGCGATTCGAGAGTACCTCACCAACCTTGGTGTTCAGATCCTCACGAACGCACGCGCCACAGACGTGGCGAAGGAAGGCAACAGGATCGTTTGTGTCGTGATCGAGAAGCATGAACCGATCCACGGAGATGCGTTCGTTGACGCAACGGGCACTTCAGCGGTGCCGAGCAACTGCACGAAGTACGGTAACGGTTGTGCCATGTGCATTCTCAGGTGCCACAGTTTCGGTCCGAGAATCAGCATCACGACGAAGGTTGGCGTGGAAGAGTGGGTCGGTAAACAGCCCAATGGCAGCGTTGGCGCCATGAGTGGGTCTTGTAAACTCGTCAAGGATTCTATTGATCCGGGTATCGTGAAAGAGCTCGAAGAGAAAGGTTGCGCGCTCGTACCAGTACCTTCTAAAGTGAGAGAAGAAGAAGAAGAAAAGCTTTTGAGCATGAAGGCGTGTCAGCAGTATGCACTACCCGAGTATGTAGAAAATCTGGTTCTGCTCGATACGGGTCCTGTGAAGCTGATGACTCCTTTTTTCCCACTCGAACAGCTTCGAAAGATCCCGGGAATGGAAAAGGCCCGCTACGAAGATCCCATCGCTGGCGGGAAGGGTAACTCCATGAGGTACTTCGGTTTTGCCAACTGTACGCCCGAACTGCAGGCGATAGGCCCGGTTGACAATCTGTTCTGTGCCGGTGAAAAGGCCGGGGCGATGGTGGGACACACCGAGGCGATCGTCACCGGTACGCTGGCGGGTCACAACGCGGTGAGGAAAGCTGTCGGTGAGAAATTGCTCAGATATCCTGATGAACTTGCGGTTGGAGACTTCGTCAACCACGTGATCGAAGAGATGAAAAAAGAGGAAGGTCGTCAGTACAAGTACACCTTCTCAGGTTCGATCTATTTCAAGCGCATGGTCCAGAAAGGTCTCTACACGACCGACATTGAACAGATCAAGAAAAGAGTGCATGAAGCCAATATGAGCAACATCTTCAACACCAAACTGGTGTGA
- the dapF gene encoding diaminopimelate epimerase, whose product MKIRFFKMNGAGNDFIVIDNRENVLADFDISYFVRMVCRRGKSIGADGLMLLEPSETVDFKMRYFNSDGSEGEMCGNGARCIARFANLIGVAGERMRFETISGIHEAEILGEEVRIMFPNLSLHDFEFFQKRDFGFGTVEYHFGTVGVPHTVIFKDAVESMEDEIFLRWGRKIRYSLDVFPKGTNVNFVQVVGKSRIIVRTYERGVENETLACGTGSIASSIVSFLTNKVEPPVSVKVKGGELKVGFERHGDEFRNVYLQGDARVVAEGYILPDAWKE is encoded by the coding sequence GTGAAGATAAGGTTCTTCAAGATGAACGGCGCGGGGAACGATTTCATCGTCATAGACAACAGAGAGAACGTGCTCGCAGATTTCGATATAAGCTATTTTGTTCGCATGGTGTGCCGTCGGGGTAAATCCATCGGTGCGGATGGGCTCATGTTGCTCGAACCTTCAGAAACCGTGGACTTCAAAATGAGATACTTCAACAGCGATGGTTCTGAAGGGGAGATGTGTGGCAACGGAGCCCGGTGCATCGCGAGGTTTGCGAATCTGATCGGTGTTGCTGGTGAGCGTATGCGTTTTGAAACCATCTCCGGGATACACGAAGCGGAAATTTTGGGCGAAGAAGTGCGCATCATGTTTCCAAACCTCAGCCTGCACGACTTCGAATTCTTTCAGAAACGAGATTTCGGCTTTGGAACTGTTGAGTACCATTTCGGCACGGTCGGAGTACCACACACGGTGATTTTCAAAGACGCCGTCGAATCGATGGAGGACGAGATCTTTCTGAGATGGGGAAGAAAGATAAGGTATTCCTTGGACGTGTTTCCGAAGGGGACAAACGTGAACTTCGTCCAGGTCGTGGGAAAATCCAGAATAATCGTGAGAACCTACGAACGCGGCGTTGAGAATGAAACGCTCGCCTGCGGGACTGGTTCGATCGCCTCGAGCATCGTTTCCTTCCTCACGAACAAGGTCGAACCACCCGTGAGTGTGAAGGTCAAGGGTGGGGAGCTGAAGGTCGGTTTTGAACGGCACGGCGACGAGTTCAGAAACGTTTATCTTCAAGGAGATGCACGCGTTGTCGCTGAAGGTTACATCCTGCCAGACGCGTGGAAAGAATGA
- a CDS encoding cobalamin-dependent protein (Presence of a B(12) (cobalamin)-binding domain implies dependence on cobalamin itself, in one of its several forms, or in some unusual lineages, dependence on a cobalamin-like analog.), translating to MKFVLFPLDPVHDVALKMLNRELLKRRYQTILLPPDTKMEEVVELCQKENPDFIMVSRTVGYGAAELLARFIDMLDAAGLRKKCKVVVGGKAITKELAAELGYDAGFGDKTNWEEVIAFVEGRKVQESKSRIVKTKRDITQGYSYRVHYSAFKDLLEKITDQIIDWARDRTSPGIERAKMREKMLQGEDLLDDYLKLCDDTVVSYFKKNTLPKKVRFITEGEKKKFDRLVRETRFEGKILRHSFDRPLVFVQYGTGCPFMDAMHIKISEAWGADGVLHFDPSWGARCEGLLEGLLAHEEDGSIITFENLKLIKSALNDSTLWCVRAHRGLNTPETVLLAAHAKADLTKINMVYGSLNGGTDPERLTVDGVYAIKLAARYNLPYDIPTNEELGGVPAHKALAGMLVVAYLGVKLNAKPILKPLFCYSPDVMINDYMKDNYIDYNAAKVIALRRIIDAPIWPGEPIGFMTHTEDRVQSAMTTALHAALASSLGLDAITIASTDEAYARGAITVSARIDTLRAIAEAFRFFGRAKIEPTKQAEEFAERIVEGVYETLKKVAEREDFVASLHEGLFGTREEGANPGRAGRGTVRKC from the coding sequence ATGAAATTCGTGCTCTTCCCACTCGATCCTGTTCACGATGTGGCGTTGAAGATGTTGAACAGAGAACTCTTGAAGAGGAGATATCAAACCATACTGTTACCACCCGACACGAAAATGGAAGAAGTTGTCGAGCTGTGCCAGAAGGAAAATCCAGATTTCATCATGGTGAGCAGAACAGTCGGCTACGGTGCCGCCGAATTGCTGGCCAGGTTCATAGACATGCTGGACGCGGCGGGTTTGAGAAAGAAATGCAAGGTCGTGGTTGGTGGCAAAGCGATCACGAAAGAGCTCGCTGCGGAACTGGGTTACGATGCGGGCTTCGGTGATAAAACGAACTGGGAAGAAGTCATCGCTTTCGTCGAAGGGAGAAAAGTGCAAGAATCGAAAAGCAGGATTGTTAAAACCAAACGCGACATAACACAGGGTTATTCGTACAGAGTCCACTACAGCGCGTTCAAAGACCTGCTCGAGAAGATAACGGATCAGATAATCGACTGGGCAAGAGACAGGACCAGCCCCGGAATCGAGCGAGCAAAGATGAGAGAGAAGATGTTGCAGGGCGAAGATCTCCTGGATGACTATTTAAAGCTGTGCGATGATACGGTTGTTTCTTATTTCAAAAAGAACACGCTTCCAAAGAAAGTGAGGTTCATAACAGAAGGAGAGAAGAAAAAGTTCGATCGACTTGTTCGCGAAACCAGATTCGAAGGAAAAATCCTGCGCCACAGCTTCGATAGACCTCTCGTTTTCGTTCAGTACGGAACGGGCTGTCCCTTCATGGATGCGATGCACATAAAGATCAGCGAAGCGTGGGGCGCCGATGGGGTTCTTCATTTCGATCCTTCCTGGGGTGCAAGGTGCGAAGGTTTACTCGAAGGTCTGCTGGCGCACGAGGAAGATGGATCGATCATAACCTTCGAAAACCTGAAGCTCATAAAGTCAGCGCTGAATGATTCCACACTCTGGTGTGTCAGGGCGCATAGGGGTCTAAACACGCCAGAAACCGTGCTGCTCGCAGCGCATGCAAAGGCCGATCTGACCAAAATAAACATGGTCTATGGTTCTCTGAACGGTGGTACCGACCCGGAGAGGCTCACTGTCGATGGAGTGTACGCCATAAAGCTGGCGGCCAGATACAACCTTCCTTACGACATACCGACCAACGAAGAGCTCGGGGGCGTACCCGCACACAAGGCGCTCGCCGGCATGCTCGTGGTGGCGTACCTCGGAGTGAAATTGAACGCGAAACCCATTCTGAAGCCCTTGTTCTGTTATTCACCAGACGTGATGATCAACGATTACATGAAGGACAACTACATCGATTACAACGCAGCGAAAGTAATCGCACTGAGGCGCATCATCGACGCACCGATCTGGCCAGGTGAACCCATCGGTTTCATGACGCACACCGAAGACAGGGTTCAGTCTGCCATGACGACGGCCCTGCACGCCGCGCTCGCAAGTTCCCTTGGGCTCGATGCCATAACCATCGCTTCCACCGACGAAGCTTATGCGCGCGGTGCGATCACGGTGAGCGCGCGTATCGATACCCTCAGGGCGATCGCGGAAGCCTTCAGATTCTTCGGACGGGCGAAGATAGAACCGACAAAACAGGCAGAAGAGTTCGCAGAAAGGATCGTTGAAGGTGTGTACGAAACGCTTAAGAAGGTTGCGGAAAGGGAAGACTTTGTGGCGTCCCTGCACGAAGGTCTGTTCGGAACACGCGAAGAAGGTGCGAACCCAGGTAGAGCAGGAAGAGGCACGGTGAGAAAGTGCTGA